In Lepidochelys kempii isolate rLepKem1 chromosome 10, rLepKem1.hap2, whole genome shotgun sequence, a single window of DNA contains:
- the MORF4L1 gene encoding mortality factor 4-like protein 1 isoform X1 produces MAPKQDPKPKFQEGERVLCFHGPLLYEAKCVKVAIKDKQVKYFIHYSGWNKKLKSPCEHLAFGIASIFLLPIISIKSGIAATSRQLGLEKSELFFLHWDEWVPESRVLKYVDTNLQKQKELQKANQEQYAEGKMRGAAPGKKTSGLQQKNVEVFFRRDGAHTVCCLETPTISTRKTKKNKQKTPGIGEGSSTSETPQPPRKKRARVDPTVESEETFMNRVEVKVKIPEELKPWLVDDWDLITRQKQLFYLPAKKNVDSILEDYASYKKSRGNTDNKEYAVNEVVAGIKEYFNVMLGTQLLYKFERPQYAEILADHPDAPMSQVYGAPHLLRLFVRIGAMLAYTPLDEKSLALLLNYLHDFLKYLAKNASTLFSASDYEVAPPEYHRKAV; encoded by the exons ATGGCGCCCAAGCAGGACCCCAAGCCCAAATTCCAGGAGG GTGAACGAGTGCTGTGTTTTCATGGACCTCTCCTTTATGAAGCAAAG TGTGTAAAGGTTGCCATAAAGGACAAACAAGTGAAATACTTTATACATTACAGCGGTTGGAATAAAAA ATTAAAAAGTCCGTGTGAGCATCTTGCTTTTGGAATTGCAAGTATATTTCTT CTTCCAATTATCTCCATTAAAAGTGGCATTGCTGCAACATCTAGACAACTGGGACT AGAGAAATCAGAGCTCTTCTTTTTACA CTGGGATGAATGGGTTCCAGAAAGCAGAGTGCTCAAATACGTGGACACGAATCTGCAGAAACAGAAAGAACTTCAAAAGGCCAATCA ggaacaATATGCAGAGGGCAAGATGAGAGGTGCTGCTCCAGGCAAGAAGACATCTGGTCTGCAACAGAAAAATGTTGAAGT ATTTTTCAGACGAGATGGAGCGCATACAGTTTGCTGTTTGGAGACCCCTACAATATCGACGCG gaaaacaaaaaagaacaaacagaaaa CTCCTGGAATTGGGGAAGGCAGCAGTACCAGCGAGACTCCCCAGCCTCCTAGGAAGAAAAGGGCTCGAGTAGATCCCACGGTTGAAAGT GAAGAAACCTTTATGAACAGAGTTGAAGTAAAGGTAAAAATTCCAGAAGAGCTGAAACCATGGCTTGTTGATGACTGGGATTTGATCACCAGGCAAAAACAG CTCTTTTATCTTCCTGCCAAGAAGAACGTTGACTCAATTTTAGAGGATTACGCAAGCTACAAGAAATCACGAGGAAACACTGATAATAA AGAATATGCTGTTAATGAAGTTGTTGCTGGAATAAAAGAGTACTTCAATGTAATGCTGGGGACTCAGCTGCTGTACAAATTTGAGAGGCCACAGTATGCTGAAATTTTAGCAGATCATCCTGATGCACCTATGTCACAGGTCTATGGTGCACCACACCTACTACGATTATTTG TACGAATTGGAGCTATGCTTGCCTACACCCCTCTTGATGAGAAGAGCCTGGCTTTGTTGTTAAACTACTTGCATGATTTCTTGAA
- the MORF4L1 gene encoding mortality factor 4-like protein 1 isoform X3 — MAPKQDPKPKFQEGERVLCFHGPLLYEAKCVKVAIKDKQVKYFIHYSGWNKKEKSELFFLHWDEWVPESRVLKYVDTNLQKQKELQKANQEQYAEGKMRGAAPGKKTSGLQQKNVEVFFRRDGAHTVCCLETPTISTRKTKKNKQKTPGIGEGSSTSETPQPPRKKRARVDPTVESEETFMNRVEVKVKIPEELKPWLVDDWDLITRQKQLFYLPAKKNVDSILEDYASYKKSRGNTDNKEYAVNEVVAGIKEYFNVMLGTQLLYKFERPQYAEILADHPDAPMSQVYGAPHLLRLFVRIGAMLAYTPLDEKSLALLLNYLHDFLKYLAKNASTLFSASDYEVAPPEYHRKAV; from the exons ATGGCGCCCAAGCAGGACCCCAAGCCCAAATTCCAGGAGG GTGAACGAGTGCTGTGTTTTCATGGACCTCTCCTTTATGAAGCAAAG TGTGTAAAGGTTGCCATAAAGGACAAACAAGTGAAATACTTTATACATTACAGCGGTTGGAATAAAAA AGAGAAATCAGAGCTCTTCTTTTTACA CTGGGATGAATGGGTTCCAGAAAGCAGAGTGCTCAAATACGTGGACACGAATCTGCAGAAACAGAAAGAACTTCAAAAGGCCAATCA ggaacaATATGCAGAGGGCAAGATGAGAGGTGCTGCTCCAGGCAAGAAGACATCTGGTCTGCAACAGAAAAATGTTGAAGT ATTTTTCAGACGAGATGGAGCGCATACAGTTTGCTGTTTGGAGACCCCTACAATATCGACGCG gaaaacaaaaaagaacaaacagaaaa CTCCTGGAATTGGGGAAGGCAGCAGTACCAGCGAGACTCCCCAGCCTCCTAGGAAGAAAAGGGCTCGAGTAGATCCCACGGTTGAAAGT GAAGAAACCTTTATGAACAGAGTTGAAGTAAAGGTAAAAATTCCAGAAGAGCTGAAACCATGGCTTGTTGATGACTGGGATTTGATCACCAGGCAAAAACAG CTCTTTTATCTTCCTGCCAAGAAGAACGTTGACTCAATTTTAGAGGATTACGCAAGCTACAAGAAATCACGAGGAAACACTGATAATAA AGAATATGCTGTTAATGAAGTTGTTGCTGGAATAAAAGAGTACTTCAATGTAATGCTGGGGACTCAGCTGCTGTACAAATTTGAGAGGCCACAGTATGCTGAAATTTTAGCAGATCATCCTGATGCACCTATGTCACAGGTCTATGGTGCACCACACCTACTACGATTATTTG TACGAATTGGAGCTATGCTTGCCTACACCCCTCTTGATGAGAAGAGCCTGGCTTTGTTGTTAAACTACTTGCATGATTTCTTGAA
- the MORF4L1 gene encoding mortality factor 4-like protein 1 isoform X4 has product MAPKQDPKPKFQEGERVLCFHGPLLYEAKCVKVAIKDKQVKYFIHYSGWNKNWDEWVPESRVLKYVDTNLQKQKELQKANQEQYAEGKMRGAAPGKKTSGLQQKNVEVFFRRDGAHTVCCLETPTISTRKTKKNKQKTPGIGEGSSTSETPQPPRKKRARVDPTVESEETFMNRVEVKVKIPEELKPWLVDDWDLITRQKQLFYLPAKKNVDSILEDYASYKKSRGNTDNKEYAVNEVVAGIKEYFNVMLGTQLLYKFERPQYAEILADHPDAPMSQVYGAPHLLRLFVRIGAMLAYTPLDEKSLALLLNYLHDFLKYLAKNASTLFSASDYEVAPPEYHRKAV; this is encoded by the exons ATGGCGCCCAAGCAGGACCCCAAGCCCAAATTCCAGGAGG GTGAACGAGTGCTGTGTTTTCATGGACCTCTCCTTTATGAAGCAAAG TGTGTAAAGGTTGCCATAAAGGACAAACAAGTGAAATACTTTATACATTACAGCGGTTGGAATAAAAA CTGGGATGAATGGGTTCCAGAAAGCAGAGTGCTCAAATACGTGGACACGAATCTGCAGAAACAGAAAGAACTTCAAAAGGCCAATCA ggaacaATATGCAGAGGGCAAGATGAGAGGTGCTGCTCCAGGCAAGAAGACATCTGGTCTGCAACAGAAAAATGTTGAAGT ATTTTTCAGACGAGATGGAGCGCATACAGTTTGCTGTTTGGAGACCCCTACAATATCGACGCG gaaaacaaaaaagaacaaacagaaaa CTCCTGGAATTGGGGAAGGCAGCAGTACCAGCGAGACTCCCCAGCCTCCTAGGAAGAAAAGGGCTCGAGTAGATCCCACGGTTGAAAGT GAAGAAACCTTTATGAACAGAGTTGAAGTAAAGGTAAAAATTCCAGAAGAGCTGAAACCATGGCTTGTTGATGACTGGGATTTGATCACCAGGCAAAAACAG CTCTTTTATCTTCCTGCCAAGAAGAACGTTGACTCAATTTTAGAGGATTACGCAAGCTACAAGAAATCACGAGGAAACACTGATAATAA AGAATATGCTGTTAATGAAGTTGTTGCTGGAATAAAAGAGTACTTCAATGTAATGCTGGGGACTCAGCTGCTGTACAAATTTGAGAGGCCACAGTATGCTGAAATTTTAGCAGATCATCCTGATGCACCTATGTCACAGGTCTATGGTGCACCACACCTACTACGATTATTTG TACGAATTGGAGCTATGCTTGCCTACACCCCTCTTGATGAGAAGAGCCTGGCTTTGTTGTTAAACTACTTGCATGATTTCTTGAA
- the MORF4L1 gene encoding mortality factor 4-like protein 1 isoform X2, with translation MAPKQDPKPKFQEGERVLCFHGPLLYEAKCVKVAIKDKQVKYFIHYSGWNKKLKSPCEHLAFGIASIFLLPIISIKSGIAATSRQLGLWDEWVPESRVLKYVDTNLQKQKELQKANQEQYAEGKMRGAAPGKKTSGLQQKNVEVFFRRDGAHTVCCLETPTISTRKTKKNKQKTPGIGEGSSTSETPQPPRKKRARVDPTVESEETFMNRVEVKVKIPEELKPWLVDDWDLITRQKQLFYLPAKKNVDSILEDYASYKKSRGNTDNKEYAVNEVVAGIKEYFNVMLGTQLLYKFERPQYAEILADHPDAPMSQVYGAPHLLRLFVRIGAMLAYTPLDEKSLALLLNYLHDFLKYLAKNASTLFSASDYEVAPPEYHRKAV, from the exons ATGGCGCCCAAGCAGGACCCCAAGCCCAAATTCCAGGAGG GTGAACGAGTGCTGTGTTTTCATGGACCTCTCCTTTATGAAGCAAAG TGTGTAAAGGTTGCCATAAAGGACAAACAAGTGAAATACTTTATACATTACAGCGGTTGGAATAAAAA ATTAAAAAGTCCGTGTGAGCATCTTGCTTTTGGAATTGCAAGTATATTTCTT CTTCCAATTATCTCCATTAAAAGTGGCATTGCTGCAACATCTAGACAACTGGGACT CTGGGATGAATGGGTTCCAGAAAGCAGAGTGCTCAAATACGTGGACACGAATCTGCAGAAACAGAAAGAACTTCAAAAGGCCAATCA ggaacaATATGCAGAGGGCAAGATGAGAGGTGCTGCTCCAGGCAAGAAGACATCTGGTCTGCAACAGAAAAATGTTGAAGT ATTTTTCAGACGAGATGGAGCGCATACAGTTTGCTGTTTGGAGACCCCTACAATATCGACGCG gaaaacaaaaaagaacaaacagaaaa CTCCTGGAATTGGGGAAGGCAGCAGTACCAGCGAGACTCCCCAGCCTCCTAGGAAGAAAAGGGCTCGAGTAGATCCCACGGTTGAAAGT GAAGAAACCTTTATGAACAGAGTTGAAGTAAAGGTAAAAATTCCAGAAGAGCTGAAACCATGGCTTGTTGATGACTGGGATTTGATCACCAGGCAAAAACAG CTCTTTTATCTTCCTGCCAAGAAGAACGTTGACTCAATTTTAGAGGATTACGCAAGCTACAAGAAATCACGAGGAAACACTGATAATAA AGAATATGCTGTTAATGAAGTTGTTGCTGGAATAAAAGAGTACTTCAATGTAATGCTGGGGACTCAGCTGCTGTACAAATTTGAGAGGCCACAGTATGCTGAAATTTTAGCAGATCATCCTGATGCACCTATGTCACAGGTCTATGGTGCACCACACCTACTACGATTATTTG TACGAATTGGAGCTATGCTTGCCTACACCCCTCTTGATGAGAAGAGCCTGGCTTTGTTGTTAAACTACTTGCATGATTTCTTGAA